A single genomic interval of Acidimicrobiales bacterium harbors:
- a CDS encoding ABC transporter ATP-binding protein: MPVIELAGVARHYDVGDSRVTALHDVDLTVEEGEFLVVLGPSGCGKTTLLNLIGALDTPSEGSVCVAGHTLDGASRKDLFRFRRETVSFVFQSFNLFPALTARENVQFAIDVARDDRAGPSAVEVLDRVGLGSRVDHFSHQLSGGEQQRVAIARALATGNPVLLADEPTGELDFHTGIAILELLHEQSHAGVTVVIVTHNREISRVADRVVELSSGTIVGDGPPPGGTAEIASLHW, from the coding sequence ATGCCCGTGATCGAGCTCGCCGGCGTCGCCCGCCACTACGACGTGGGCGACAGCCGGGTGACCGCACTGCACGACGTCGACCTGACCGTCGAGGAGGGCGAGTTCCTCGTGGTGCTCGGCCCGTCGGGGTGCGGCAAGACCACGTTGTTGAACCTGATCGGGGCGCTCGACACCCCGAGCGAGGGTTCGGTGTGCGTCGCGGGGCACACCCTCGACGGCGCCAGCCGCAAGGACCTGTTCCGGTTCCGGCGGGAGACCGTCAGCTTCGTGTTCCAATCGTTCAACCTGTTCCCGGCCCTCACCGCCCGGGAGAACGTCCAGTTCGCCATCGACGTGGCCCGGGACGACCGGGCGGGGCCGAGCGCGGTCGAGGTGCTCGACCGGGTGGGCCTCGGCAGCCGGGTGGACCACTTCTCCCATCAGCTCTCCGGCGGTGAGCAGCAGCGGGTGGCCATCGCCCGTGCCCTCGCCACCGGCAACCCCGTCCTGCTCGCCGACGAGCCCACCGGCGAGCTCGACTTCCACACCGGCATCGCCATCCTCGAACTGCTGCACGAGCAGTCACACGCCGGCGTCACCGTGGTGATCGTCACCCACAACCGCGAGATCAGCCGGGTGGCCGACCGGGTGGTCGAGCTCTCGAGCGGCACGATCGTGGGTGACGGCCCACCACCAGGGGGCACGGCCGAGATCGCCAGCCTTCACTGGTGA
- a CDS encoding 4Fe-4S dicluster domain-containing protein — protein MDDALVTEEAFDALLGALAAEGRTVIGPQVRDGAIVLDELSGVADLPIGWADDQGPGRYRLRRRDDDAHFGFTTPSTSWRPFLHPAHETVFRARLDGGGFEVEPPPAPPPLAFVGVRACDLRGIEVQDRVLRDGAFPDAGYAARRADVFVIAADCSESGPTCFCASMGSGPAAEAGFDLAVAERLDGDRPRFFVRVGTERGAALLARVEHQPADDADRADAAAAAERAAAGQVRSVPATSVAGLLARNLEHPRWDEVAERCLACTNCTMVCPTCFCTNVEDSVDLGATVAERTQRWDSCFTLDFTYLAGAPVRGSVRSRYRQWLTHKLSTWVDQFDELGCVGCGRCVTWCPVGIDLTEEVAAIAAADGALRPEGSTP, from the coding sequence GTGGACGACGCGCTGGTGACCGAAGAGGCCTTCGATGCGTTGCTCGGCGCGCTCGCCGCCGAGGGGCGCACCGTGATCGGGCCGCAGGTCCGAGACGGGGCCATCGTGCTCGACGAGCTGTCCGGGGTGGCCGACCTGCCCATCGGCTGGGCCGACGACCAGGGCCCGGGGCGCTACCGGTTGCGCCGCCGAGACGACGACGCCCACTTCGGCTTCACCACGCCGTCCACCTCGTGGCGGCCCTTCCTGCACCCGGCGCACGAGACGGTGTTCCGGGCCCGCCTCGACGGCGGTGGGTTCGAGGTCGAACCCCCGCCGGCGCCGCCGCCGCTCGCCTTCGTCGGTGTGCGGGCGTGCGACCTCCGGGGCATCGAGGTGCAGGACCGCGTGCTGCGCGATGGCGCCTTCCCCGACGCCGGCTACGCGGCCCGGCGCGCCGACGTGTTCGTCATCGCCGCCGACTGCAGCGAGTCCGGTCCCACCTGCTTCTGCGCATCCATGGGCTCGGGGCCCGCCGCCGAGGCGGGATTCGACCTCGCCGTCGCCGAGCGCCTCGACGGCGACCGGCCGCGGTTCTTCGTGCGCGTCGGCACCGAGCGAGGAGCGGCGCTGCTCGCCCGGGTGGAGCACCAGCCGGCGGACGACGCCGACCGCGCCGACGCAGCGGCCGCGGCCGAGCGGGCCGCCGCCGGACAGGTCCGCTCCGTCCCCGCCACAAGCGTCGCCGGTCTGCTGGCCCGCAACCTCGAGCACCCGCGGTGGGACGAGGTCGCCGAGCGCTGCCTCGCCTGCACCAACTGCACCATGGTCTGCCCCACGTGCTTCTGCACGAACGTCGAGGACAGCGTCGACCTCGGCGCAACGGTCGCCGAGCGCACCCAGCGGTGGGATTCCTGCTTCACCCTCGACTTCACCTATCTCGCCGGCGCCCCGGTGCGCGGCAGCGTCCGCTCCCGGTACCGCCAGTGGCTCACCCACAAGCTCTCGACGTGGGTCGACCAGTTCGACGAGCTGGGCTGCGTCGGTTGCGGTCGCTGCGTCACGTGGTGCCCCGTGGGCATCGACCTCACGGAGGAGGTCGCCGCCATCGCCGCCGCCGACGGCGCGCTGCGCCCCGAAGGGAGCACGCCGTGA
- a CDS encoding ABC transporter permease: protein MTSTAPSAAATGRGARALLWLRWSWRDLRARWLQVAAIALIIAIGSGTYSGLTSVSAWRLASYDASYAALNMYDLRLELTTGSYAGADELVDLARSIPSAADLEEVEPRLQEPIQVDASTPDELVLVPGRLVGVDVTDGGPDVSGIATVGGRGLRPDDAGRDVVVVDEHLAANHDLPPTGTLRLSGGRELRYVGTGLSPENFFPVDNRGSVFADFAVLYAPLATVQRLTDHADQANGLAITVRPGADRDRIQRELEDALAADLGELGTTITRQEDDLVLRLLYDDVEGDQRFYDIFAFLILAGATFAAFNLTVRIVEAQRREIGIGMALGVPPSTIAVRPLLVGAQVALLGVAFGIGVGLLIDQLMADLLSGFFPLPEWRFAFHPGIFLRGAALGLLLPLVATAIPVWRAVRVTPVEAVSTTHRAAGGGLAPLVSRLPLPGSSVAQMPFRNVLREPRRTVLTALGIAAAITTLVGVIGMIDSFVATIDAGDAEIVGDTPDRLTVDLEGFALADSPEVTAITEDPMLRAAEPGLTLGGTLAPGDDEIDVALYLTDLQSDLWVPTATAGDLDSDEPGLVLTEKAAGDLGIGVGDQVALRHPYREGVGYRWVTTDLPVIALQPNPYRFVVYLDDEWASLFDLEGVVNTLRVAPADGVTVEDVQRSLFGQEGVASVQPVTDLAQGVRDQIDEVLGIFRVIEGAVLLMALLIAFNATSINMDERARENATLFAFGLPVHRVVRVAVTESVVIGVLGTVTGVVAGRLLLAWLMASIVPETLPDIGVVTYLSTTTVATALVLGVLAVAVAPLLTVRRLRRMDIPSTLRVVE, encoded by the coding sequence GTGACCTCCACCGCACCCTCGGCGGCCGCGACCGGGCGAGGCGCCCGGGCCCTGCTCTGGCTCCGCTGGTCGTGGCGCGACCTCCGCGCCCGGTGGCTCCAGGTGGCGGCCATCGCCCTCATCATCGCCATCGGCTCGGGCACCTACTCGGGCCTCACCAGCGTCTCGGCCTGGCGGCTGGCGTCCTACGACGCCAGCTACGCGGCGCTGAACATGTACGACCTGCGCCTCGAGCTGACCACCGGCAGCTACGCCGGCGCCGACGAACTGGTCGACCTGGCCCGCTCCATCCCGAGCGCCGCGGACCTCGAGGAGGTCGAGCCCCGCCTCCAGGAGCCCATCCAGGTCGACGCGTCCACCCCCGACGAGCTCGTCCTCGTCCCCGGTCGCCTCGTCGGCGTGGACGTCACCGATGGCGGCCCGGACGTCAGCGGCATCGCCACGGTGGGCGGCCGCGGGCTCCGTCCCGACGACGCCGGGCGCGACGTCGTGGTGGTCGACGAGCACCTCGCCGCCAACCACGACCTCCCCCCGACCGGCACGCTGCGCCTGAGCGGCGGACGCGAGCTTCGCTACGTGGGCACCGGGCTATCCCCCGAGAACTTCTTCCCCGTGGACAACCGGGGCAGCGTGTTCGCCGACTTCGCGGTGCTCTACGCGCCGCTGGCCACGGTGCAGCGGCTGACGGACCACGCCGACCAGGCCAACGGCCTGGCCATCACGGTCCGCCCCGGCGCCGACCGGGACCGCATCCAACGCGAGCTCGAGGACGCCCTCGCCGCCGACCTGGGCGAGCTCGGCACCACCATCACCCGCCAGGAGGACGACCTCGTCCTTCGCCTGCTCTACGACGACGTCGAGGGCGACCAGCGCTTCTACGACATCTTCGCCTTCCTGATCCTGGCCGGCGCGACGTTCGCGGCGTTCAACCTCACGGTGCGCATCGTGGAGGCCCAGCGTCGCGAGATCGGCATCGGCATGGCGCTGGGCGTGCCGCCGTCGACGATCGCGGTCCGTCCCCTGCTCGTGGGCGCGCAGGTGGCGCTGCTGGGCGTCGCCTTCGGCATCGGTGTCGGCCTGCTCATCGACCAGTTGATGGCCGACCTGCTCTCGGGCTTCTTCCCCCTGCCCGAATGGCGCTTCGCCTTCCATCCCGGGATCTTTCTGCGGGGCGCCGCCCTCGGGCTGCTCCTCCCCCTGGTCGCCACGGCCATCCCCGTGTGGCGAGCGGTGCGGGTGACCCCGGTCGAGGCCGTCAGCACCACCCACCGGGCCGCGGGCGGCGGCCTCGCTCCCCTGGTCAGCCGTCTCCCGCTCCCCGGTTCGAGTGTGGCCCAGATGCCGTTCCGCAACGTGCTCCGCGAGCCTCGCCGCACCGTCCTGACCGCGCTCGGCATCGCGGCGGCGATCACCACGCTCGTCGGGGTGATCGGCATGATCGACTCGTTCGTCGCCACCATCGACGCCGGCGACGCCGAGATCGTGGGCGACACCCCGGACCGCCTGACCGTGGACCTGGAAGGGTTCGCCCTGGCCGACTCGCCCGAGGTGACGGCTATCACCGAGGACCCGATGCTTCGTGCGGCCGAGCCAGGGCTCACCCTCGGCGGCACGCTGGCGCCCGGGGATGACGAGATCGACGTCGCGCTGTACCTCACGGACCTCCAGAGCGACCTGTGGGTCCCCACCGCCACCGCCGGCGACCTCGACAGCGACGAGCCCGGCCTCGTGCTCACCGAGAAGGCGGCGGGCGACCTCGGCATCGGCGTCGGCGACCAGGTCGCTCTTCGCCATCCCTATCGCGAGGGCGTGGGCTACCGCTGGGTGACGACCGACCTCCCCGTGATCGCGCTGCAGCCGAACCCCTACCGCTTCGTGGTGTACCTCGACGACGAGTGGGCCTCGCTGTTCGACCTGGAGGGCGTGGTGAACACGCTGCGGGTCGCCCCCGCCGACGGGGTGACCGTCGAGGACGTCCAACGGTCCCTCTTCGGCCAGGAAGGGGTGGCCTCGGTGCAGCCCGTCACCGACCTGGCCCAGGGGGTGCGCGACCAGATCGACGAGGTGCTCGGCATCTTCCGCGTCATCGAGGGTGCGGTGCTGCTCATGGCCCTGCTCATCGCCTTCAACGCCACCTCGATCAACATGGACGAACGGGCTCGGGAGAACGCCACGCTGTTCGCCTTCGGCCTACCGGTGCACCGCGTGGTGCGGGTGGCGGTGACGGAGAGCGTGGTCATCGGCGTGCTGGGCACCGTCACCGGGGTGGTGGCCGGCCGGCTCCTGCTCGCCTGGCTGATGGCATCGATCGTCCCCGAGACCCTGCCCGACATCGGCGTGGTGACCTACCTCTCGACCACCACCGTGGCCACCGCGCTCGTCCTCGGCGTGCTCGCCGTGGCGGTGGCGCCGCTGCTCACCGTGCGCCGCCTTCGGCGCATGGACATCCCCTCGACGCTGCGCGTGGTCGAGTGA